A genomic region of Acidobacteriota bacterium contains the following coding sequences:
- a CDS encoding 23S rRNA (pseudouridine(1915)-N(3))-methyltransferase RlmH has protein sequence MKFRVIWVGKTRDKNYKALQDEYLRRLSHFVNCEVVEVKDGGGKAEEGQRILQKLNQSSFVCLLDVEGHSFSSHQLADEVDKWQNRGFREIAFVIGGAEGASAEVAACADLRLSLSFLTFTHEMARVVMLEQLYRAYTIIKGFPYQK, from the coding sequence ATGAAATTTCGCGTTATCTGGGTAGGTAAAACACGTGACAAGAATTACAAGGCACTGCAAGATGAATATCTGCGGCGTCTTTCACATTTTGTTAATTGCGAGGTAGTTGAGGTCAAGGACGGCGGCGGCAAGGCTGAAGAAGGACAACGCATTCTGCAGAAATTGAATCAGAGTTCATTCGTCTGTTTGCTAGATGTCGAAGGCCATAGTTTCTCGTCACACCAACTTGCTGACGAGGTCGATAAATGGCAGAATCGCGGCTTCAGGGAAATTGCATTCGTAATAGGCGGAGCGGAAGGGGCTTCGGCTGAAGTTGCGGCATGTGCCGATCTTAGGTTATCCTTATCGTTTCTGACTTTTACTCACGAAATGGCACGTGTTGTAATGTTGGAACAACTATACCGAGCCTACACAATAATTAAGGGTTTTCCGTACCAAAAATGA
- a CDS encoding TraR/DksA family transcriptional regulator, whose amino-acid sequence MNLKEIKEKLLIERELLIAKLKGNDLSVDDSETPDPVDLAVRNYSKNVMLAVSENESKQLALIDEALVRIEDDEYGTCQNCEKEINPKRLAAIPWGRYCLDCQELLEKGLLDDE is encoded by the coding sequence TTGAACTTAAAAGAAATCAAAGAAAAGCTGTTGATCGAACGCGAATTATTGATCGCAAAACTAAAAGGCAACGACCTTTCTGTAGATGATTCAGAGACGCCTGATCCGGTCGATCTGGCTGTTCGTAACTACTCGAAGAACGTTATGCTTGCCGTCTCCGAAAACGAGAGCAAGCAGCTAGCCCTTATTGACGAGGCTTTGGTCCGGATCGAAGACGACGAATACGGCACTTGTCAAAATTGCGAAAAAGAGATCAATCCAAAGCGGCTCGCAGCTATTCCGTGGGGGCGTTATTGCCTCGATTGCCAAGAGCTTTTGGAAAAGGGCCTGCTGGACGACGAATAG